A DNA window from Allokutzneria albata contains the following coding sequences:
- a CDS encoding ParA family protein, with product MSTPQPSWGRSRGEVADLDLAPRPADHTEEDVDFGESGLGPTGRPLRQVPEPPLVAEHGPARILALCNQKGGVGKTTSTINLGAALAEFGRRVLLVDFDPQGALSVGLGIQPHHLDRTIYNVLMERDTTVEETVLRTCVPDMDLLPSNIDLSAAEVQLVAEVGREQTLGRTLRPVIDNYDYILIDCQPSLGLLTVNALAAAHGVLIPLECEFFSLRGVALLIDTIEKVRERLNPDLEITGILATMYDPRTLHSREVMARVVEAFGEIVFDTVINRTVRFPETTVAGEPITSWAPRSGGAKAYRALAREVIAR from the coding sequence ATGTCGACACCGCAACCGTCCTGGGGACGGTCCCGTGGTGAGGTGGCCGACCTCGATCTCGCGCCGCGGCCCGCCGACCACACCGAGGAGGACGTCGACTTCGGCGAGAGCGGCCTCGGCCCCACCGGCCGCCCGCTGCGCCAGGTGCCGGAGCCGCCGCTGGTCGCCGAGCACGGGCCCGCGCGCATCCTGGCCCTGTGCAACCAGAAGGGCGGGGTCGGCAAGACCACGTCCACGATCAACCTGGGCGCGGCGCTGGCGGAGTTCGGCCGCCGGGTGCTGCTGGTGGACTTCGACCCGCAGGGCGCGCTCTCGGTGGGCCTGGGCATCCAGCCGCACCACCTCGACCGCACGATCTACAACGTGCTCATGGAGCGCGACACCACGGTCGAGGAGACGGTGCTGCGCACCTGCGTGCCCGACATGGACCTGCTGCCCAGCAACATCGACCTCTCCGCGGCCGAGGTGCAGCTGGTCGCCGAGGTCGGCAGGGAGCAGACCCTGGGCAGGACGCTGCGGCCGGTGATCGACAACTACGACTACATCCTGATCGACTGCCAGCCCTCGCTCGGCCTGCTCACGGTGAACGCGCTGGCCGCCGCGCACGGCGTGCTGATCCCGCTGGAGTGCGAGTTCTTCAGCCTGCGCGGGGTGGCGCTGCTGATCGACACGATCGAGAAGGTGCGCGAACGGCTGAATCCGGACCTGGAGATCACCGGGATCCTCGCCACCATGTACGACCCCCGTACGCTGCACTCCCGCGAAGTGATGGCCCGCGTGGTCGAGGCGTTCGGAGAAATCGTGTTCGACACGGTGATCAACCGCACCGTCCGGTTCCCGGAGACGACCGTCGCCGGTGAGCCGATCACCAGCTGGGCCCCGCGCTCGGGTGGTGCCAAGGCGTACCGGGCGCTGGCCCGCGAGGTGATCGCCCGGTGA
- the scpB gene encoding SMC-Scp complex subunit ScpB, whose protein sequence is MPEDDDAEARRVAAYSEAAGRVAAGAPAPAVEEERAPEPEPEPEREPEAEPEAEPDAVEEVEAGPALVEESELEAALESLLLVIDSPGTDEALAEALDQPVARVAAALRRLSARYTEAGSGIDLRRVADGWRFYTRDRFAPYVERLLLDGQRAKLTRAALETLAVIAYRQPVTRARVAAVRGVNVDGVIRTLLARGLIEETGADPDTNGILYRTTELFLERLGLSSLEDLPPLAPLLPEVDTIDDV, encoded by the coding sequence ATCCCCGAGGACGACGACGCGGAGGCCCGGCGGGTCGCCGCGTACTCGGAGGCGGCCGGCAGGGTCGCGGCCGGTGCGCCCGCGCCCGCCGTCGAGGAGGAGAGGGCGCCGGAACCCGAGCCGGAGCCCGAGCGTGAGCCGGAAGCGGAGCCCGAGGCGGAGCCGGACGCCGTCGAGGAGGTCGAGGCCGGGCCTGCTCTGGTCGAGGAGTCCGAGCTGGAGGCGGCGCTGGAGTCGCTGCTGCTGGTGATCGACAGCCCCGGGACCGACGAGGCGCTGGCGGAGGCGCTGGACCAGCCGGTGGCCAGGGTGGCGGCGGCGCTGCGCCGGTTGTCGGCCCGCTACACCGAGGCGGGCAGCGGGATCGACCTGCGGCGCGTCGCCGACGGCTGGCGGTTCTACACCCGCGACCGGTTCGCGCCGTACGTGGAGCGGCTCCTGCTCGACGGGCAGCGGGCGAAGCTGACCAGGGCCGCGCTGGAGACCCTCGCGGTGATCGCCTACCGGCAGCCGGTGACCCGGGCCAGGGTCGCCGCGGTGCGCGGGGTGAACGTCGACGGCGTCATCCGTACGCTGCTGGCCCGTGGGCTGATCGAGGAGACCGGCGCCGACCCCGACACCAACGGCATCCTCTACCGCACGACCGAGCTGTTCCTGGAGCGGCTGGGGTTGTCCTCGCTGGAGGACCTGCCCCCGCTCGCCCCCCTGTTGCCCGAAGTGGACACGATCGACGATGTATGA
- a CDS encoding segregation and condensation protein A: MPPPDGRFRVHLANFEGPFDLLLQLISQHEMDVTEVALHKVTDEFIAHIRGLGSDWDLDETTEFLVVAATLLDLKAARLLPSADVENEEDLALLEARDLLFARLLQYRAYKQVAALFGELEAGALRRYPRSVSLEERYSDLLPEVMLGVSPQQFAEIAATVFRPKPPPTVSLAHLHMHQVSVRAEVAAIRVRLAESGQLSFSELVSDCEHPIEVVARFLALLELFREAVLQFDQPEPLGELAVRWVGGSVEEARREAAAALERAESDEEEYG; this comes from the coding sequence GTGCCGCCGCCGGACGGGAGGTTCCGGGTCCACCTGGCCAACTTCGAGGGCCCGTTCGACCTGTTGCTGCAGCTGATCTCGCAGCACGAGATGGACGTCACCGAGGTGGCGCTGCACAAGGTCACCGACGAGTTCATCGCGCACATCCGCGGCCTGGGCTCGGACTGGGACCTGGACGAGACCACGGAGTTCCTGGTGGTCGCGGCGACCCTGCTCGACCTCAAGGCGGCCCGGCTGCTGCCCTCGGCCGACGTGGAGAACGAGGAGGACCTGGCGCTGCTGGAGGCCCGCGACCTGTTGTTCGCGCGGCTGCTGCAGTACCGGGCCTACAAGCAGGTCGCGGCCCTGTTCGGCGAGCTGGAGGCGGGGGCGCTGCGCCGCTACCCGCGCTCGGTGTCGCTGGAGGAGCGCTACTCCGACCTGCTGCCCGAGGTCATGCTCGGCGTCAGCCCGCAGCAGTTCGCCGAGATCGCCGCGACGGTGTTCCGGCCGAAACCGCCGCCGACGGTGTCCCTGGCGCACCTGCACATGCACCAGGTCTCGGTGCGCGCGGAGGTCGCCGCGATCCGCGTGCGGCTGGCGGAGAGCGGGCAGCTGTCGTTCAGCGAGCTGGTCTCCGACTGCGAGCACCCGATCGAGGTGGTGGCGCGGTTCCTGGCACTGCTGGAGCTCTTCCGCGAGGCCGTGCTGCAGTTCGACCAGCCGGAGCCGCTCGGCGAGCTGGCCGTGCGGTGGGTCGGCGGCAGCGTCGAGGAGGCCAGGCGGGAGGCGGCAGCCGCCCTGGAGCGCGCCGAAAGCGATGAGGAGGAGTACGGGTGA